Proteins co-encoded in one Lacerta agilis isolate rLacAgi1 chromosome 6, rLacAgi1.pri, whole genome shotgun sequence genomic window:
- the SNAI1 gene encoding zinc finger protein SNAI1, whose translation MPRSFLVKKHFSASKKPNYSELESQTVIVSPYLYEKYPISVIPQPDLLSAGSYYPPLVWDTGLLSNFFTSEPEYKKSASSPPSPGSKPLDLTSSEEEDGKTTSDPPSPASSATEAEKFHCSQCNKSYSTFAGLSKHRQLHCDSQARKSFSCKNCEKEYVSLGALKMHIRSHTLPCVCKICGKAFSRPWLLQGHIRTHTGEKPFSCTHCNRAFADRSNLRAHLQTHSDVKKYQCKTCSRTFSRMSLLHKHEETGCTGAR comes from the exons CAAGAAGCCCAATTACAGCGAACTAGAAAGCCAGACTG TGATTGTTTCCCCGTATTTGTATGAGAAGTACCCCATCTCTGTCATCCCCCAGCCTGATCTTCTGAGTGCTGGTTCCTACTACCCTCCACTTGTATGGGACACAGGGCTGCTCTCCAATTTCTTCACCTCCGAGCCGGAGTATAAGAAAAGTGCCAGTTCTCCTCCCAGCCCTGGCTCCAAACCTCTGGACCTGACCTCCAGCGAAGAGGAGGATGGCAAGACAACCTCTGACCCGCCCAGCCCAGCTTCTTCTGCCACCGAAGCGGAGAAATTCCACTGCAGCCAATGCAACAAGTCCTACTCCACCTTTGCAGGCCTTTCCAAGCACAGACAATTGcactgcgactcccaagccaggAAATCTTTCAGCTGCAAAAACTGTGAGAAGGAGTACGTGAGCCTGGGAGCTCTCAAGATGCACATCCGAAGCCATACCCTGCCTTGCGTGTGTAAAATTTGTGGCAAAGCCTTCTCCAGGCCTTGGCTCCTGCAGGGCCACATCAGAACACACACTG GCGAGAAACCGTTTTCCTGCACACACTGCAACAGGGCCTTTGCCGACCGCTCCAACCTCCGCGCCCACCTGCAGACTCACTCGGATGTCAAAAAGTACCAATGCAAAACCTGCTCCCGGACTTTCTCCCGAATGTCACTTCTCCACAAACATGAAGAAACGGGCTGCACTGGGGCGCGCTGA